The Zygosaccharomyces rouxii strain CBS732 chromosome A complete sequence genome window below encodes:
- the NUR1 gene encoding Nur1p (weakly similar to uniprot|Q12066 Saccharomyces cerevisiae YDL089W Protein of unknown function interacts with meiotic division protein Csm1p green fluorescent protein (GFP)-fusion protein localizes to the nuclear periphery potential Cdc28p substrate) has product MSLRISKDVSVSVNTADLLPEDDGFDRVDGDNRGWFSVFLGLFNTHPSDWNIALNEAIETIDWDSKSITLAQPLGNFFTFAFYVVRLLQLSLIKPNLSRINEKTDHFDLSKSEMLKKYEYLYHFTNDKNQSVGNVYYRFLGRLGKFFDICIVLLTFTNGFITYKFFWGNFKMYCLFYLKKGPHLRNVTKASLQKLGQDDDDGSLWSSLRYFWNGTKDKEGSTDDRDDDDGDIHYKLFKWTPSQFITMLFVSFAPTAVVFLLFTEVSFLTLIAVIVHQWVLHRLVIDCYGNRLVHESVIASANLAEVEAKFVKPRMSKKVQDVAIDCTPHGDGMVKFYPALTTNRSHIFQTHSLTGELITETFNPSTKEFEDLQTEGTTHNVIRTAPYAAGDLLHRDPYWYQRNMIMRDVAHRPYFHSREVSPTRYHPSRISPRPGQYSPLVSSTSGMSTPLMRPDRSPFLNTRPSLGEREELFHRGNSRSPLRQPIENFKSLDRSSDSQSPIRRHNGDSDA; this is encoded by the coding sequence ATGTCACTGCGTATTTCGAAAGACGTCTCTGTCTCTGTGAATACAGCTGATTTGTTGCCCGAAGATGATGGATTCGATAGAGTTGATGGTGATAACCGTGGTTGGTTTAGTGTATTTCTAGGACTCTTCAACACACATCCTTCTGATTGGAATATCGCTTTAAATGAGGCTATAGAGACTATTGATTGGGATTCTAAGTCTATTACATTGGCTCAACCTTTGGgaaatttttttacttttgCATTTTATGTGGTCAGATTACTTCAATTGAGTTTGATTAAGCCCAATTTGAGTAGGATTAATGAGAAAACTGACCACTTTGATCTTTCGAAATCTgagatgttgaagaaatatgaGTATTTGTACCATTTCAccaatgataaaaatcaaTCCGTTGGGAACGTATACTACAGGTTTTTGGGAAGGTTGGGAAAATTTTTCGATATTTGTATTGTGCTTCTCACATTTACCAATGGTTTCATTACCTATAAATTTTTTTGGGGGAATTTTAAGATGTATTGTCtattttatttgaaaaagggACCTCATCTGAGGAACGTTACTAAGGcttctttacaaaaattgggacaggatgatgatgatggatCTCTATGGTCCTCCCTACGGTATTTTTGGAATGGAACTAAGGATAAAGAGGGGAGTACTGATGATAGGgatgatgacgatggtGATATACATTAtaaattattcaaatggACACCTTCGCAATTCATAACCATGCTTTTCGTCTCCTTTGCCCCTACGGCCGTCGTCTTTCTATTGTTTACAGAAGTTTCATTCCTTACTTTGATCGCGGTGATCGTCCATCAGTGGGTTCTTCACCGTTTAGTAATTGATTGTTACGGCAACAGGCTTGTGCATGAATCCGTCATTGCCAGCGCAAATCTAGCTGAAGTAGAAGCTAAGTTTGTTAAACCTCGAATGTCTAAAAAGGTTCAAGATGTTGCTATAGACTGCACACCCCATGGTGATGGAATGGTTAAATTTTATCCTGCATTGACTACAAACAGATCTcacattttccaaacaCATTCTCTAACAGGAGAATTGATAACAGAAACCTTTAACCCATCaaccaaagaatttgaGGATTTACAGACAGAGGGAACTACACACAATGTGATAAGGACAGCGCCCTATGCTGCTGGGGATTTACTTCACAGGGATCCATATTGGTATCAGAGAAATATGATCATGAGGGATGTAGCGCATCGTCCTTACTTTCACAGCAGAGAAGTAAGCCCGACGAGGTACCATCCTTCGAGAATAAGTCCCCGTCCTGGTCAATATTCGCCGTTAGTGTCATCGACATCTGGAATGTCGACACCGTTAATGAGACCTGATAGATCTCCATTCCTAAACACAAGGCCTTCTTTAGGAGAACGGGAAGAATTATTCCACAGAGGCAATTCTAGGAGTCCATTACGACAACCCATTGAGAACTTCAAATCGTTGGATCGATCTTCTGATTCTCAAAGCCCCATAAGGAGGCATAATGGGGATTCGGATGCTTAA
- a CDS encoding FG-nucleoporin ASM4 (similar to gnl|GLV|KLLA0F07227g Kluyveromyces lactis KLLA0F07227g and weakly similar to uniprot|Q05166 Saccharomyces cerevisiae YDL088C ASM4 Nuclear pore complex subunit part of a subcomplex also containing Nup53p Nup170p and Pse1p) produces the protein MFATQNPSANGSRFANVSVNFPQQQPQQLQQQNPYQPLNPTTTSQQQPQSLLSVSGSSTNGLQTQREPEWFNNPKKRAIPQSIVKRTTKRSPSADSSQADNDSGSSTVRSGFNSIAFGTKRNAGGFQSSQIAKPTTNVEKNTGILIDSNEAPPSISLYDWQREDEFGTTLPQLNSNSLLPNDTQVASQSSSSSIKKGISTGTEFNAFDKGSVAKTNTQIRPESGGNDVGENLGQTHNESAVIVFGYPESISNLIITHFSKFGYILEDFEVLRSSSGINTATLRLHGSKPGRKYPIFTGDGWVKLTYDSPPSALRALEENGLVYGGSLIGCVPYNKRAVEQLASCKIEKEDDIGNLNFSVAPSTLADNGPDVFENGEDVSSVTSPQQFVNGKQDRKGLSPTKNTANNLLDHSKVAHPTRRLDIKDGKSLFVHNGAADNHYFLRSLEQKMRQQEENNRKQSSVLHKVNNWLFGWNEL, from the coding sequence ATGTTTGCCACACAAAACCCAAGTGCAAACGGTAGTAGATTTGCCAATGTTTCAGTGAATTTcccacaacaacaacctcagcaactacaacaacaaaatcCATATCAACCTTTAAATCCAACTACAACCTCTCAGCAACAACCCCAGTCACTTCTAAGTGTAAGTGGTAGCTCTACAAACGGATTACAGACCCAAAGAGAACCAGAATGGTTCAAcaatccaaagaaaaggGCTATTCCACAATCGATAGTTAAGAGAACCACCAAGAGATCCCCATCTGCAGATTCTTCACAAGCAGATAACGACAGTGGTTCATCTACAGTACGCTCTGGGTTTAACAGTATTGCATTTGGTACAAAGAGAAATGCTGGTGGATTTCAATCTTCACAAATTGCCAAACCTACAACTAACGTTGAAAAGAATACTGGCATTCTAATAGATTCTAATGAGGCTCCACCAAGTATATCGCTTTACGATTGGCAAAGGGAAGATGAATTCGGTACTACTTTACCACAATTGAATTCTAATTCGCTTTTACCCAATGACACTCAAGTTGCATCTCagtcttcatcatctagCATTAAAAAAGGTATCAGCACTGGTACTGAATTCAATGCATTTGATAAAGGTTCGGTTGCGAAAACCAACACTCAAATCAGACCTGAGagtggtggtaatgatgttggtgaaaatttaGGACAAACTCATAATGAAAGTGCAGTTATTGTATTTGGATATCCAGAAtcgatttcaaatttgataaTTACTCATTTCTCTAAATTTGGCTACATTCtagaagattttgaagtGCTAAGAAGTTCATCTGGTATAAATACTGCAACTCTAAGACTTCACGGTTCAAAACCAGGTAGAAAATATCCAATTTTTACTGGTGACGGTTGGGTAAAACTAACTTATGATTCGCCGCCTTCAGCTTTGCGTGCTTTAGAAGAGAACGGCCTTGTTTACGGGGGATCTCTAATTGGTTGCGTTCCTTACAACAAAAGAGCAGTGGAACAATTGGCTTCTTGTaagattgaaaaggaagatgatattgGCAATTTGAACTTTTCCGTAGCTCCCTCAACTTTAGCTGACAATGGTCCTGatgtatttgaaaatggtgaagatgtaTCAAGTGTAACTAGCCCTCAACAATTTGTCAATGGTAAGCAAGATAGAAAAGGTCTTTCACCAACGAAGAATACTGCCAACAATCTACTAGATCATTCTAAAGTCGCACACCCTACGCGAAGACTCGATATCAAAGATGGAAAATCTCTGTTTGTTCATAACGGCGCCGCTGACAATCATTACTTTTTAAGAAGTCTTGAGCAAAAGATGCGACAACAGGAGGAGAATAACCGGAAACAATCTAGTGTTTTGCATAAGGTGAATAATTGGCTATTTGGCTGGAACGAATTGTAA
- the YIM1 gene encoding Yim1p (similar to uniprot|P28625 Saccharomyces cerevisiae YMR152W YIM1 Mitochondrial inner membrane protease), with the protein MSKVINRAVTFINNKTPATITTKELDLDRCFKDTEIVIKIHAASLNPIDVMVHNLAFKLPFNSSPKTFSRDYAGVIVKAGDKVDPEWKINDRVVGNFAHIYGEQGTLSDYLILDPSVQKAIAHIHDTTKLDTKYDPFTLNAAWPLVFGTAHTALFDYGQKLGPDSKILVIGASTSVSYALVHIAKNVLNVGTVVGICSSQSFEHNKAAGFDHLVPYDQGPLTEEVGKLLVGTLRNEKFDLIFDSVGNNDFFPVMDKFLKPKSENSYYISISGDYKNNFNKHPFNISSARSLFRAANPFRGYNYALETLPCKREYMDLGAKLIADGKYAPKIDSVYNFDDYQKAMDRLKSNKAKGKVVIKINGEK; encoded by the coding sequence ATGAGTAAAGTTATCAACCGTGCCGTTACATTTATCAATAACAAAACTCCTGCGACGATTACTACCAAGGAACTTGATTTGGATCGCTGCTTCAAGGATACGGAAATTGTCATTAAGATCCATGCCGCTTCTCTGAACCCTATCGATGTAATGGTTCATAACCTTGCATTTAAACTACCGTTTAATTCTAGCCCCAAGACTTTTTCTCGAGACTATGCTGGTGTTATTGTAAAAGCAGGTGATAAAGTAGATCCCGAATGGAAAATCAATGACAGAGTTGTAGGAAATTTCGCTCACATATATGGTGAACAAGGTACGTTAAGTGACTATTTGATTTTAGATCCAAGTGTGCAGAAGGCTATTGCTCACATTCACGATACCACCAAATTGGACACCAAATACGATCCTTTCACCTTAAACGCCGCATGGCCATTAGTGTTTGGTACTGCTCACACGGCACTATTTGATTATGGCCAAAAACTGGGTCctgattccaaaattttggtcATTGGTGCGTCTACTTCAGTGTCTTATGCATTGGTCCACATAGCCAAGAATGTTTTAAATGTAGGGACCGTCGTTGGTATTTGTTCAAGTCAATCTTTTGAACACAATAAAGCTGCTGGCTTCGATCATTTGGTTCCTTACGATCAGGGCCCTTTGACCGAAGAAGTGGGTAAACTGCTAGTGGGCACTTTGAGAAATGAAAAGTTCGACCTAATCTTTGATTCTGTCGGTAACAATGATTTCTTCCCTGTCATGgacaaatttttgaagcCCAAATCTGAGAATTCATACTACATTAGCATTTCCGGTGattacaagaacaatttcaacaaacaTCCATTTAACATATCAAGCGCTCGTTCTTTATTCAGGGCAGCTAACCCCTTCAGAGGTTACAACTACGCACTCGAGACGCTGCCCTGTAAAAGAGAGTACATGGATCTAGGTGCCAAATTAATTGCAGATGGCAAGTATGCTCCCAAGATTGATTCCGTCTACAATTTCGATGATTATCAAAAGGCCATGGACAGGTTAAAGTCTAACAAGGCTAAAGGTAAGGTGGTTATAAAAATCAATGGAGAAaaatga
- the LUC7 gene encoding Luc7p (highly similar to uniprot|Q07508 Saccharomyces cerevisiae YDL087C LUC7 Essential protein associated with the U1 snRNP complex splicing factor involved in recognition of 5' splice site): MGSSATEQRKLLKQLMGRDPNKIQNRPSYGYKRRDLGLYDPKICKSYLVGECPYDLFQGTKQSMGRCPQIHLAKHKLQYERERKRGKQFPEFEQEYYAILHKFIYDCNGQVAIALKKLEHTPEERARIQEVTSELDVLDSRIGLMIQEIESLIRANEVSQAMIQARNLQELQSKRVEVGKKVKNMTENVGQSAQQKLQVCEVCGAYLSRLDTDRRLADHFMGKIHLGYVKMRSELDSMDQRLKNS, translated from the coding sequence ATGGGTTCTTCAGCTACTGAACAACGTAAGCTGCTCAAGCAGCTAATGGGCAGGGACCCTaacaaaattcaaaatagGCCCAGTTACGGTTACAAACGGAGAGACCTCGGACTATACGATCCAAAGATCTGTAAATCGTACCTGGTTGGTGAATGTCCCTACGATTTGTTTCAAGGAACTAAGCAGAGTATGGGTAGATGTCCACAAATCCATTTAGCTAAACACAAGTTGCAATATGAGAGGGAGAGAAAACGCGGTAAACAATTCCCAGAATTCGAACAAGAGTACTATGCTATCTTACACAAGTTCATTTACGATTGTAATGGCCAAGTTGCTATAGcactaaagaaattggaacatACTCCAGAGGAACGCGCTAGGATTCAAGAAGTGACTTCAGAACTAGATGTCTTGGACAGTAGAATTGGACTCATGATTCAGGAGATAGAATCTCTGATTAGAGCTAACGAAGTGTCACAAGCTATGATTCAAGCCAGAAATTTACAGGAATTACAATCCAAGAGGGTAGAAGTGGGTAAGAAAGTAAAAAACATGACGGAAAATGTTGGCCAGAGTGCTCAACAGAAACTTCAAGTCTGTGAAGTATGTGGTGCATATCTTTCGAGATTGGATACCGATAGAAGATTAGCGGATCATTTCATGggtaaaattcatttaGGATACGTCAAAATGAGAAGTGAATTGGACTCAATGGATCAACGATTGAAGAACTCATAA
- the SRL4 gene encoding Srl4p (similar to uniprot|Q03085 Saccharomyces cerevisiae YPL033C Hypothetical ORF) produces MISQKLYKFANLIYGIVGSGKKLESTDTVLILGGSNGLGKDICTQLCQNEIKVINVDTQDTSIPLMGKCYTFIPCKSFAETHSVQEAMQAVKSLVQPITILINNVQRDFKSVYQMEEPLSPLDESIDQFKECVAANLTNVMIATKFFLEQLVPQSVCLTGNKSQDYYLVNLSSILTLNVPEQASHYVSSKAALNQFHDSLTSELKSSRHKKVHYKTLLVFLPFSKDYLIWNQSTSCLSQQLIDCLHDGRKGDVLLRIDDSPLTAFKVSASGSCRFSNMVSKWKQ; encoded by the coding sequence ATGATCTCTCAAAAGTTGTATAAGTTTGCCAATTTAATTTATGGTATCGTTGGAAGTGGAAAGAAACTAGAATCTACTGATACAGTTCTCATCCTAGGCGGTTCCAACGGTCTAGGTAAAGACATATGTACACAATTGTGTCAAAACGAGATAAAAGTGATTAATGTGGACACACAGGACACTAGTATCCCGCTAATGGGCAAATGCTATACATTTATTCCTTGTAAGAGCTTTGCAGAAACCCACAGTGTGCAAGAAGCCATGCAAGCGGTAAAATCTCTGGTCCAACCGATTACCATTCTGATTAATAATGTACAAAGGGATTTCAAAAGTGTCTATCAAATGGAAGAGCCTTTGAGTCCTCTAGATGAATCGATCGATCAGTTCAAAGAATGTGTAGCGGCCAATTTGACGAATGTAATGATTGCCACAAAGTTCTTCCTCGAGCAATTGGTCCCTCAAAGTGTTTGTTTGACTGGAAATAAAAGTCAAGACTATTATCTGGTCAATTTAAGTTCTATCTTGACTTTAAACGTCCCAGAACAGGCATCTCATTACGTCTCTTCTAAGGCCGCCCTCAATCAATTCCACGATTCATTGACTTCTGAGTTAAAATCCAGTAGACACAAAAAAGTCCATTATAAGACTCTATTAGTCTTTCTGCCATTCAGTAAGGATTACCTTATATGGAATCAATCGACATCTTGTCTATCTCAACAACTCATCGACTGTCTACATGACGGTAGGAAAGGTGACGTACTACTAAGAATAGACGATTCACCTCTAACCGCTTTTAAAGTGAGTGCCTCTGGTAGCTGTAGATTCAGTAATATGGTATCTAAGTGGAAACAGTGA
- the IMP1 gene encoding endopeptidase catalytic subunit IMP1 (similar to uniprot|P28627 Saccharomyces cerevisiae YMR150c IMP1 protease, mitochondrial): protein MNSTIQAWLKTGSYAVRAVCFVHIIHTYVYEFTETRGESMLPTLAASNDYVHAFKKYKDGKNCKMGDCIVAVKPSDPDHRVCKRITGMPGDVILVDPSMGTQLDRLPSDVDEIDEDENFNTYIKVPKGHVWVTGDNLSHSLDSRTYNSLPMGLIRGKIVAANDFNQPFWSGSKGNFWGFRKIGNSFVNED from the coding sequence ATGAATTCCACTATACAAGCCTGGTTGAAGACTGGATCCTATGCTGTTAGGGCTGTATGCTTTGTTCACATAATACATACCTATGTCTATGAATTTACAGAGACAAGAGGTGAGTCGATGTTACCAACACTAGCTGCCTCTAATGACTACGTACATGCCTTTAAGAAATATAAGGATGGTAAGAATTGTAAGATGGGGGATTGTATAGTAGCAGTTAAACCAAGTGATCCAGATCATAGAGTCTGCAAAAGGATAACTGGTATGCCAGGAGATGTCATATTAGTAGATCCAAGTATGGGTACTCAACTAGATAGACTACCGAGTGATGTAGACGAAATTGATGAGGACGAAAACTTTAATACATATATTAAAGTTCCAAAGGGTCATGTTTGGGTTACAGGAGACAACCTTTCACATTCTTTAGATTCAAGGACTTATAATTCCTTGCCTATGGGGCTAATAAGAGGTAAGATAGTGGCCGCTAATGATTTTAATCAACCCTTCTGGAGTGGATCCAAAGGCAATTTCTGGGGATTTAGAAAAATCGGCAACAGTTTTGTAAATGAAGATTGA
- the SWP1 gene encoding dolichyl-diphosphooligosaccharide-protein glycotransferase (similar to uniprot|Q02795 Saccharomyces cerevisiae YMR149W SWP1 oligosaccharyl transferase glycoprotein complex delta subunit), translated as MKFLKALGLLALASWGQALTIKDANFAFPDTDTRGIMVGPIDHETKKLNKPLTLDTLDQTVELNFASDSRLTQATLLLGLPDRGLEQAIQATLTENQGLLLYRVRIPINQLSQHLLHLAVNEKQLLAGSLVLANEDEGFLLSLFDIKLDVNETAFEYVKPERLEAKPEIHHVFNAEPQTVPWSFAQIFSFLIVLVTFGLVVSWMSAGALTWSGLPKGLNTIYFLAFVGSVIGFEFIFVRYYTGTSIFETLRCTFLLSIPSLWLGTHFLRSWGKELR; from the coding sequence atgaaatttttgaaagcCCTAGGTCTACTTGCTTTGGCTTCATGGGGTCAAGCCTTGACCATCAAGGATGCCAATTTTGCCTTCCCCGATACTGATACAAGAGGGATTATGGTGGGACCTATTGATCATGAAacgaagaaattgaataaacCATTGACTTTGGATACTTTAGACCAAACTgtagaattgaattttgcTTCAGATTCAAGACTTACACAAGCAACTCTTTTGTTAGGTTTACCAGATCGTGGACTAGAACAAGCCATCCAAGCAACTTTAACCGAGAATCAAGGTTTGCTTCTTTACAGAGTCAGAATTCCAATAAATCAACTTTCCCAACATTTGTTGCATCTAGCCGTGAATGAAAAGCAACTGTTAGCAGGATCGCTGGTGTTAGCTAATGAAGACGAAGGATTCTTACTGTCCCTATTCGATATTAAATTGGATGTTAATGAAACTGCATTTGAATACGTCAAGCCTGAGAGATTGGAGGCAAAACCAGAAATTCATCACGTATTCAATGCTGAACCTCAGACCGTTCCTTGGTCATTTGCtcaaatcttttcatttctaaTTGTATTAGTCACATTTGGATTAGTCGTTAGCTGGATGAGTGCTGGTGCTTTGACATGGAGCGGTTTGCCAAAGGGTTTGAACACAATTTATTTCTTGGCATTTGTCGGTTCAGTTATCGGATTCGAATTTATCTTTGTCCGCTACTATACCGGTACTAGCATCTTTGAAACTTTGAGATGCACCTTCCTTTTGTCAATTCCATCTTTATGGTTAGGTACCCACTTTCTAAGAAGCTGGGGCAAAGAATTGCGTTAA
- the LDO16 gene encoding Ldo16p (some similarities with uniprot|P40219 Saccharomyces cerevisiae YMR148W Hypothetical ORF), with the protein MATLSSVYFLIYFVSFLAIAAVASFFIIPLLGISFLFASAVVVFGFLSDITFKFAQSLYIKTDHRLKSTLSKMGNQKKGTNNSQAGNSPPPTPQPSVEPQLGPNANVWDAPGAETSTTSAIARSLEAREDVRVTN; encoded by the coding sequence ATGGCAACACTTTCGTCTGTCTATTTTTTAATCTATTTTGTGTCATTTTTGGCCATTGCAGCTGTCGCCAGTTTCTTTATCATACCGCTATTAGGAATATCATTCCTATTTGCATCAGCAGTGGTAGTATTTGGGTTTCTAAGTGATATTACATTTAAATTTGCCCAATCATTATACATTAAGACTGATCACCGTCTAAAATCTACTTTGAGCAAGATGGGTAATCAAAAAAAGGGTACTAACAATTCGCAGGCTGGtaattcaccaccaccaacaccaCAACCATCAGTGGAACCACAATTAGGACCCAATGCCAATGTTTGGGATGCGCCCGGTGCTGAAACCAGTACTACAAGCGCTATCGCTCGTTCACTGGAGGCGCGAGAAGACGTGCGGGTAACAAACTAG
- a CDS encoding uncharacterized protein (some similarities with uniprot|P40218 Saccharomyces cerevisiae YMR147W Hypothetical ORF) yields MGVNTTPKFKERNSNSFRKLQKSQGKSQEPEPIKSNLKLNSTAHMKFAALPDREAENSKQPFSPIIDVKFSPRPSESSGASAAKPLSLKEQIKTLEPINEIPNEKVEKLADSIKGPFTESEVQELLLSYTYTSGMIDGGGSGSTVAGKRGAYLKSQLRKKWTSVALKAVDSIDKLQSKLYEYFWLGAIYLNVWFPKLTSFVRYVLDCS; encoded by the coding sequence ATGGGAGTAAATACCACACCTAAATTTAAAGAGAGGAACAGTAACTCGTTTCGCAAGTTGCAGAAGTCCCAGGGTAAGTCGCAAGAACCGGAACCGATCAAGTCCAATTTAAAGCTGAATTCGACAGCACATATGAAGTTTGCCGCCCTGCCAGATAGAGAAGCGGAAAATTCGAAGCAACCATTTTCACCTATTATCGACGTTAAGTTTTCACCAAGACCATCTGAGAGTTCAGGGGCATCGGCGGCTAAACCTTTATCACTCAAGGAGCAGATCAAGACTTTAGAACCAATTAACGAGATACCAAACGagaaagttgaaaaattggctGATTCCATTAAAGGACCGTTTACAGAATCTGAAGTACAAGAACTTTTGTTGAGTTATACTTATACTAGTGGTATGATTGATGGCGGTGGATCAGGCTCTACAGTTGCCGGCAAACGCGGAGCTTATCTAAAGTCACAGCTTCGCAAAAAATGGACTTCAGTGGCCCTAAAAGCTGTTGATTCGATCGACAAACTGCAATCAAAATTATACGAGTATTTTTGGTTAGGTGCCATTTATTTGAACGTTTGGTTCCCTAAATTAACTTCATTCGTCAGGTATGTGCTTGATTGCTCataa
- a CDS encoding uncharacterized protein (some similarities with uniprot|Q03083 Saccharomyces cerevisiae YPL034W Hypothetical ORF) has translation MYHSLVTRSVADIDWLYLDESILSARGKRRHWSSNDQILCKIGMTTRSSVNTRLLEWQNTCKHPVINLTPERIHLLYESGRNSRTLTKILSKLSLNGSKVRPSNPKLQTYNNGGFYTNGKGPKTLAMIENTIHRQLWQRYGQGLIWCYGCDPEGHTRHKEWFRVPIKDLPLLARYIDRVCGG, from the coding sequence ATGTACCATTCATTGGTAACAAGAAGTGTAGCAGACATCGATTGGCTATATTTGGACGAATCAATACTTAGTGCTCGCGGCAAAAGGCGTCATTGGTCAAGTAACGATCAGATTCTTTGCAAAATTGGCATGACTACTAGATCAAGTGTCAATACTAGATTGCTAGAATGGCAGAATACTTGTAAACATCCAGTAATAAACTTGACACCTGAAAGAATACATTTGCTGTACGAATCTGGTCGAAATTCCAGGACTTTGACCAAAATTCTGAGTAAATTATCCCTAAATGGATCCAAAGTACGGCCATCCAATCCAAAATTGCAAACCTATAATAATGGTGGGTTCTACACAAACGGCAAAGGTCCCAAAACACTCGCTATGATTGAAAATACTATCCACAGGCAACTCTGGCAGCGATACGGTCAAGGATTAATTTGGTGCTATGGTTGTGATCCCGAAGGTCATACCAGGCATAAGGAATGGTTCAGAGTTCCAATAAAGGACTTACCATTGCTAGCAAGATACATTGATAGGGTATGTGGTGGATGA